The DNA sequence GGTCAACGGGGCATCTGCCGCGAACTGCTATTGGAACCAGCGGGACAAGTCGCGCGGGACTTTCGAGGGGATCTGGACCCGGACCGGCGACAAATACGAGAAACGGGCCGACGGACGGCTGGTCTATTGCGGGCGTACCGACGACATGTTCAAGGTGTCCGGCATCTGGCTGTCCCCCTTTGAGGTCGAGGGCGCGCTGGTCAGTCATCCCGCGGTGCTGGAGGCGGCGGTTGTTGCCAAGCGGGACGCGGACGGGCTGGAGAAACCCCAGGCTTTCGTCGTGTTGCAGGCCGGAGAGAACGCGGAAACGATCCACGATATCCTGAAGGATCACGTCAAGGAAAAGATCGGAAAGTGGAAATATCCGCGCTGGATCGACGTGGTCGATGAATTGCCCAAGACCGCGACGGGCAAGATCCAGCGTTTCAGGCTGAGAGAGGGGCGCTGATGTCGATCGAATGGAGCGAGAAACCGGACCAGAAGCTGACAGTGGCGGGGCAGGGGCTGGAATATGCCTGTTGGGGTCCGCCGCCGGATGCGGCGCCGACGCTGTTGATGCTGCACGAAGGCCTTGGCTCAATCGCGCAGTGGCGCGATTTGCCGTCCCGGTTGGCGGCGGCTACCGGCTTTGGCGTGCTGGCCTACGCGCGGGCGGGCTACGGCGCATCGGACCCTGCCGATCTGCCGCGCCCGCTGGACTACCAGACCCGCGAAGCGACCCAGGTGCTGGGGCCATTGCTGGATGCTGCGGGGATCGAACAGGCGCTGCTTCTGGGGCACTCCGACGGGGCGACGATTGCGGCCATCTATGCCGGGTCGGTCTCCGATCTTCGGGTGCGGGGGCTCGTGCTGATTGCGCCGCACTTCTTTACCGAGCCGGAGGGGCTGGCGGCGATCCGCGCGGCGGGCGAAGCTTACCGCGACGGTGATCTGCGCGTGCGTCTGGCAAAGTATCATGCGGACGTGGACGGTGCCTTTCGCGGCTGGCACGATGCCTGGACCCATCCCGGGTTTGAACGCTGGAACGTCGCCGATTGCATCGACCACTGGCGCATCCCGGTGTTGGCCATCCAGGGGCGGCGCGACCCCTACGGGACCTTGGCCCAGATCGCTGAGATCGAGCAGCGCATCTATGCGCCGCTGGAAACGCTGATCCTGGACGACTGCGGACATGCGCCGCATCTCGAACGTCCCGAAGAGACCGAGGGGGCCATCGTCGAATTCTGCGCCCGGCTGCACCGGCTGGAGCGGGAAGAGGTTCACTTTGCCTGAACGGCCCGGGCACATCGACCTGCCACCGCATGCCTATGTTCCCGGCCAGACGCCGCGTCACCCCGAAGACCTGTTCGATCCCGTCAAGGCCAGCGTCACCGGCGAGGTCCCGGTGGCAGAGTTGCACCGGACCGAGGCGTGGAGAGCGGGGCGCGCCTATTTCGAAGCGGGCTATTACTGGGAGTGTCATGAAGTGCTGGAGGCCGTCTGGATGCGCACGCCCGAAGGGTCGCAG is a window from the Sulfitobacter sp. THAF37 genome containing:
- a CDS encoding alpha/beta fold hydrolase; its protein translation is MSIEWSEKPDQKLTVAGQGLEYACWGPPPDAAPTLLMLHEGLGSIAQWRDLPSRLAAATGFGVLAYARAGYGASDPADLPRPLDYQTREATQVLGPLLDAAGIEQALLLGHSDGATIAAIYAGSVSDLRVRGLVLIAPHFFTEPEGLAAIRAAGEAYRDGDLRVRLAKYHADVDGAFRGWHDAWTHPGFERWNVADCIDHWRIPVLAIQGRRDPYGTLAQIAEIEQRIYAPLETLILDDCGHAPHLERPEETEGAIVEFCARLHRLEREEVHFA
- a CDS encoding DUF309 domain-containing protein — its product is MPERPGHIDLPPHAYVPGQTPRHPEDLFDPVKASVTGEVPVAELHRTEAWRAGRAYFEAGYYWECHEVLEAVWMRTPEGSQERDITQALIQLANARLKITMRRPRAAWRLCNMVAGHLARCDADALILGLRVPELRELVAQTRRSLERQGNAI